Proteins from a genomic interval of Oncorhynchus nerka isolate Pitt River linkage group LG13, Oner_Uvic_2.0, whole genome shotgun sequence:
- the LOC115139825 gene encoding RING finger and CHY zinc finger domain-containing protein 1-like, whose product MFADRQKYHRRRRRMASLVGCEHYVRRCLLKAPCCGKAYVCRLCHDAEEDHQMDRFLVKEVQCSVCTTVQQAQQTCVECNVTFGEYYCDICHLFDKDKKQYHCQPCGICRIGPREKYFHCEKCNLCLAGDLRGNHKCVENVSRQNCPVCMEDIHTSRIGAQILPCGHLLHKTCFDDMVQTGAYRCPLCMHSAWNMEHNWEQMDKEITQSPMPTEYQDATVKIICNDCQTHCTVPFHVLGMKCGGCGSYNTAQNGGLIRQSREPQPQEPEQQPQSPLPEP is encoded by the exons ATGTTTGCGGACCGCCAAAAataccatagaagaagaagaagaatggctTCCCTGGTTGGATGTGAACACTACGTGCGCCGTTGTTTGTTGAAA GCTCCGTGTTGTGGTAAAGCATACGTTTGTCGCCTGTGCCATGACGCTGAGGAGGACCATCAAATGGACCGCTTCCTGGTCAAAGAAGTGCAGTGCTCAGTCTGCACAACAGTACAACAG GCACAACAAACTTGCGTGGAGTGTAATGTGACCTTTGGGGAATATTACTGTGATATTTGTCACCTGTTTGATAAAGACAAGAAGCAGTATCACTGTCAGCCCTGTGGAATTTGCAG GATTGGACCAAGGGAGAAATACTTCCACTGTGAGAAGTGCAATCTCTGTTTAGCAGGAGATCTAAGAGGAAATCACAAG TGTGTTGAAAATGTTTCAAGACAGAACTGCCCAGTGTGTATGGAG GATATCCACACATCCAGAATAGGAGCCCAAATTCTTCCATGTGGCCATCTTCTACACAA AACATGCTTTGATGACATGGTCCAAACTGG TGCGTATCGATGCCCACTCTGTATGCACTCTGCTTGGAATATGGAGCACAACTGGGAGCAGATGGACAAGGAGATCACTCAGTCACCCATGCCCACTGAATACCAGGATGCCACTGTGAAG ATCATATGTAATGACTGCCAAACCCACTGTACGGTGCCTTTCCATGTTCTGGGAATGAAGTGTGGTGGCTGTGGGTCCTACAACACAGCCCAGAATGGGGGACTGATACGGCAGTCCCGGGAACCACAGCCCCAGGAGCCAGAGCAGCAGCCCCAGTCCCCATTGCCAGAACCATAG